In a genomic window of Thermoanaerobaculales bacterium:
- a CDS encoding sulfatase-like hydrolase/transferase gives MQRTGTARLVSVILGAAGAALWLWAPGCSSPAPPPPGGLLLITLDTVRADRIGAYGYADIETPFIDGLAERGVLFERALTPVPLTLPSHASLLTGTYPPRHGVRNNGDFKVPQELTTLAELFQAKGFRTGAFVGAFVLDRRWGLDQGFEHYSGDFQVRDVSELVSIGDLQRRAGEVVGDALAWLDGVGPEQPFFAWVHVFDPHDPYDPPSPYRERYSGRPYVGEIAYSDAELARLDSWLQASGRAPTTMMVLAGDHGESLGEHGENGHGLFLYQATLRVPLVIVDPLRGGGGSRRPEVVSLVDVFPTLCERFGLDIPAAVQGRSLAPLLGGGGRWQERPVYSETFYPSFSYGWSPLSGIQDRRYHYLESSEPELYDLDSDPGELQDLAASEAETVERLREAHAVLTADLARDAARKGALPDPDTVASLAALGYASGAAEPSLPASRSGLVPPRQRIDVYNRLVEARLALSAGDLELSEQLLGEALAGDTAVAETYSLIGRVRLARGRFDEAAVMFEKGLAHQPGSFALSMGLATAMLRSGRTDEALEVVARAAEQRPDEAWPMLVLGSFARQAGRLDAAGQALERALELDPESAGASLEMAVVALAQGAADRAGKQASRALELDPRLRGAHLCLAQSLEARGQLDAAMAEYEAERSLSPADHRPVYGLARLHGRVGQAGEERRLLEETIRLEPDFVPAYLHLARNYLEAGEGYQEAIELANQALARGPAGADLALAYYLLADLHNRVGNQALSRDFAVQGRKVERGLRGGGSAPPR, from the coding sequence GTGCAGCGCACAGGGACGGCCCGGCTGGTCTCCGTTATCCTGGGGGCGGCGGGCGCCGCCCTCTGGTTGTGGGCGCCGGGCTGTTCCTCGCCCGCCCCGCCGCCGCCCGGCGGCCTGCTCCTGATCACGCTGGACACGGTTCGCGCCGATCGCATCGGCGCCTACGGGTATGCCGACATCGAGACGCCCTTCATCGACGGCCTCGCGGAGCGCGGCGTGCTCTTTGAGCGGGCGCTCACCCCGGTGCCGCTGACGCTGCCGTCGCATGCCTCGCTGCTCACCGGCACCTATCCTCCGCGGCACGGTGTCCGGAACAACGGTGACTTCAAGGTCCCGCAGGAGCTCACCACCCTGGCCGAGCTGTTCCAGGCCAAGGGCTTTCGCACCGGGGCCTTCGTCGGGGCCTTCGTGCTCGACCGCCGCTGGGGCCTCGACCAGGGTTTCGAGCACTACTCGGGTGACTTCCAGGTCCGAGACGTCTCCGAGCTGGTCTCGATCGGCGACCTGCAGCGGAGAGCGGGCGAGGTGGTGGGCGATGCGCTGGCGTGGCTCGACGGGGTCGGTCCCGAACAGCCCTTCTTCGCCTGGGTCCACGTGTTCGATCCCCATGATCCCTACGATCCGCCGTCCCCCTACCGCGAGCGCTACAGCGGCCGGCCGTACGTCGGCGAGATCGCCTACTCGGATGCCGAGCTCGCGCGGCTCGACTCGTGGCTGCAGGCGAGCGGCCGCGCGCCGACGACGATGATGGTCCTCGCCGGCGACCACGGCGAGAGCCTCGGCGAGCACGGTGAGAACGGGCACGGTCTCTTCCTCTACCAAGCGACCCTGCGCGTGCCCCTGGTCATCGTCGACCCCCTGCGGGGCGGCGGCGGATCGCGGCGGCCGGAGGTGGTGTCGCTGGTCGACGTCTTCCCGACCTTGTGCGAGCGGTTCGGGCTCGACATCCCAGCCGCTGTCCAGGGGCGCAGCCTGGCGCCTCTGCTGGGCGGCGGCGGCCGGTGGCAGGAGCGCCCGGTCTACTCGGAGACCTTCTACCCATCCTTCAGCTACGGCTGGAGCCCTCTCAGCGGCATCCAGGACCGGCGCTACCACTACCTCGAGTCGTCCGAGCCCGAGCTCTACGACCTGGACAGCGACCCGGGCGAGCTGCAGGACCTGGCAGCGTCCGAGGCGGAGACCGTCGAGCGTCTCCGCGAGGCGCACGCCGTCCTGACCGCGGATCTGGCACGGGATGCCGCCCGGAAAGGGGCGCTCCCGGACCCCGACACGGTCGCCAGCCTGGCCGCCCTCGGCTATGCCTCGGGCGCGGCCGAGCCGTCGCTGCCGGCGAGCCGCTCGGGCCTGGTGCCGCCGCGGCAGCGGATCGACGTCTACAACCGGCTGGTGGAAGCGAGGCTCGCGCTCAGCGCCGGCGATCTCGAGCTCTCCGAGCAGCTTCTCGGAGAGGCGCTCGCCGGCGACACGGCGGTCGCCGAGACCTACTCGTTGATCGGCAGGGTGCGGCTGGCCCGGGGCCGCTTCGACGAGGCGGCGGTCATGTTCGAGAAAGGCCTTGCGCACCAGCCCGGCAGCTTCGCGTTGAGCATGGGACTGGCGACGGCGATGCTCCGGTCGGGGCGCACCGACGAGGCCCTCGAGGTGGTCGCTCGCGCCGCCGAGCAGCGCCCGGACGAGGCGTGGCCGATGCTCGTGCTCGGCTCGTTCGCCCGCCAGGCCGGCCGGCTCGACGCGGCTGGGCAGGCGCTCGAGCGCGCGCTCGAGCTCGATCCGGAGTCGGCCGGCGCCAGCCTCGAGATGGCCGTGGTGGCGCTGGCGCAGGGAGCGGCCGACCGCGCCGGGAAGCAGGCGTCCAGGGCGCTCGAGCTCGACCCGCGGTTGCGGGGGGCCCACCTGTGCTTGGCCCAGAGCCTGGAGGCGCGGGGACAGCTCGATGCGGCGATGGCCGAGTACGAGGCGGAGCGCAGCCTGTCGCCGGCGGACCATCGGCCGGTCTATGGGCTCGCGCGGCTGCACGGCCGAGTCGGGCAAGCGGGCGAGGAGCGGCGGCTGCTCGAGGAGACGATCCGGCTCGAGCCCGACTTCGTGCCGGCGTACCTTCACCTCGCGCGCAACTACCTGGAGGCGGGGGAGGGGTACCAGGAGGCGATCGAGCTCGCCAACCAGGCGCTGGCGCGCGGGCCCGCGGGCGCGGACCTGGCGCTGGCGTACTACCTGCTCGCCGACCTCCACAACCGCGTGGGGAACCAGGCGCTGTCCCGGGACTTCGCGGTGCAGGGAAGAAAGGTTGAACGAGGGCTGCGGGGAGGCGGCAGCGCGCCGCCCCGGTGA
- a CDS encoding MurR/RpiR family transcriptional regulator: MARFESTEKFRDFVLSTAGGLPPQQRAIADFLVQHLEEVPFLAVPELADLTEVSEATIVRFAQSLGFRGYRDLKIELLQLPNAAEQRPELEPPAPDSPRNVLLSVARLETDNIRATVVLNPVESIERVADLLRSADHTYVFGMGVSAPLIAMARYIFTEVGVRCTALSGDFTSPSEQAFALRASDLLLVISLPPYSRQTLDMLKVAQDRGTTTIAVTDSLASPAAGLATWTLPVRTHNMMFTNAVAAIIVLLNAIATQYAVRHRAHSLEAFAHMSKIMASSPDVAETESDG; the protein is encoded by the coding sequence ATGGCACGCTTCGAGTCGACCGAGAAGTTCCGGGACTTCGTGCTCTCCACCGCCGGCGGCCTCCCGCCCCAGCAGCGGGCGATCGCCGACTTCCTGGTGCAGCACCTCGAGGAGGTGCCGTTCCTCGCGGTGCCGGAGCTGGCCGATCTGACCGAGGTCTCGGAAGCGACGATCGTCCGCTTCGCCCAGAGCCTCGGGTTTCGAGGCTACCGGGACCTCAAGATCGAGCTGCTGCAGCTGCCCAACGCTGCGGAGCAGCGTCCGGAGCTCGAGCCTCCGGCGCCCGACAGCCCCCGCAACGTCCTGCTGTCGGTGGCGCGCCTGGAGACGGACAACATCCGCGCCACGGTCGTGCTCAACCCGGTGGAGTCGATCGAGCGTGTGGCGGATCTGCTGCGCAGCGCCGACCACACCTACGTCTTCGGCATGGGAGTGTCGGCGCCTCTGATCGCGATGGCGAGATACATCTTCACCGAGGTCGGTGTGCGCTGTACGGCGCTCTCCGGTGACTTCACCTCGCCGTCCGAGCAGGCGTTCGCGCTGCGGGCGTCGGACCTGCTGCTGGTGATCTCGCTGCCGCCCTACTCACGCCAGACCCTGGACATGCTGAAGGTGGCACAGGATCGCGGAACGACCACTATCGCAGTCACCGACAGCCTCGCCTCTCCGGCGGCGGGCCTGGCGACGTGGACGCTGCCGGTGCGCACCCACAACATGATGTTCACGAACGCCGTCGCCGCGATCATCGTTCTCCTCAACGCCATCGCCACCCAGTACGCGGTGCGCCACCGGGCGCATTCCCTGGAGGCGTTCGCGCACATGAGCAAGATCATGGCGAGCAGCCCCGACGTCGCCGAGACGGAGAGCGACGGGTAG